AAATTCGGTTTTTAGGTGTAAAATCTTTTGTCCATCCGCCCCACTCATTGATAACCAGCACATTTGTCTAGCCATGTATAACTCCTTGCGCTCAAGCAGCGACTATTTTTATCCACAATTATTGTTTAGCTAACTAGCTAAATAGGCAGTAAGGCAAGTACATAAATAACTAAATTAAGAGTAATCCCTATGAAAACACTATAAATAATAGAAATTTATTCTATTAGTGTACATATCTGACTACCTCTTAATTGAGGAATATAACATTATTATCTCTAGTGTTTATTCCATCAACCTCACTCTAAAGAATTATTTATGATCCTAAAAGAAGTTTCTGAAAAATTTGATACATTTTGACCAATATAGCGATTTAATACCTGAAATATACAGAAAACAATTTGGTATTAAGAAATACAGAATTATTTAAATTTATATTGCTGCTAGAGGCAGATGATTAGTAATGTCAGCAATTCTAAATTACTAGAGGTGTTTTAATTTATGAAAATTAAGTAAAGTTGTCTAACACAAATTAACATAAGCAAAACCAATGCCATAGTTTTATTTATGTTAATTTGACAAATTTACTTAAGTAAAGGGGTTACATGGCAAGTTCAATCGAATTCAATTTATTCGCTCCGAATAACAAAGCAGCAATGTTAATAGGATCTTTTTCTGATGGGAAAGAGATTTTTATGAGAAAATGTGACGATGGCTATTTCCGCACTAATATTGAACTTGAAGATGGAGTTTATCAATATAAATTCCTTGTTCAGTCAAAAAGCCCGTCTTTTGAGCCAGATCAATGGGTGGAAGTTGTAGATCCTTATGCAACAGACGTAGATGATCGTAATAATGTGGCGATCGCACACATTAAAGATGGTAAAAGAATTGTTGATACATATATCTGGCAACACGACGACCAGCCGCTACCAGGCAATCATGAGTTAGTGATCTACGAAATGCACGTAGCCGACTTTTCCGGTGATGATCCGCAGGTTCGGGCTAAGTTTAACCACGTTACAGAAAAATTAGATTATTTGAGTGAACTAGGTGTTAATGCGATCGAATTGATGCCAGTGAACGAGTATCCAGGCGATTATAGCTGGGGATATAAAGTCAGACACTTTTTTGCTACAGAAACCAGCTATGGTTCTACTGAAGACTTAAAGCGGTTGATTGATGAGTGTCACGCCAGAGGCATTCGCGTGATTTTAGATGGAATTTATAACCACTGCGATGAAGGATGCCCTTTATTACAGATCGATCGCGATTATTGGTTTTACCATGATAAGCACTATCCCGACGATCCAGCCAATTACTGGGGGCCAGAGTTTAACTATGACAACTACGATCAAAACCTGAATATTCGCCCTGCTTGGAAGTATATCGGAGAAGTAGTACGTTTCTGGATTGAGGAATTTCATATAGACGGCATTCGCTTCGATGCAGTCCGCCAATTAAATAACTACGATTTTTTCAACTGGATCACTCAAGAAGCTAAACAAGCCGCAGGCAACAAACCGTTTTACAATATTGCCGAACATATTCCCGACACCGCAGATATTGTTGCCCCCAAAGGCCCCCTAGATGGCTGCTGGCATGAAAGCTTTCGGATTTTCATTATTGAAAATATTACTGGGGATACCTTCGATCTAGGGCGAATTAAGGAAGTTCTGGATGCCAAAATCCAAGGTTATCAAGGTGCAACCAGCGTTGTAAATTACTTAGCAAGCCACGATCGCGATCACTTAATGGCAGAGGAAGGCTTTCGCACTCTAAATCATCAAGCAGTGATTAAGCAAGCTAAATTAGGGGCTGTAATGTTGATGACGGCAATGGGAACACCAATGCTGTGGATGGGTGAAGAATTTGGTGAAACTACTCGCGAAACTCCTAACCAGCAAAATAAACTGCACTGGTCTTTATTAAACCAAGAACTCAACCGCAGTTTATTTGAGTATTACAAAAACTTAATTGCCTTACGCAAAAGCAATCAAGCACTCCATACCGATAATATTGAATTTTTCCATGAAAACAATGAATCAAAAGTGATTGCCTATACTCGTTGGAACGATCAAGGCGATCGCGTAGTAGTCGTTGCTAATTTTTCGGATCAATGTATAGCAGGTTACAAAATTCCCAACTTTCCTGCTGCTGGAACTTGGCACGAGTGGACTAGCAATATTGATATTGAAGTTGGGGATAACTTAATCATCGACTTGCCAGAGTACGAAGCAAAAGTTTTTGTGTGGAATTGATACAACACACGGCTCCTAAATTAGATCTGTCTTGAGAATAGGGAGGAGGGAGGAAGACAGGAGTGAGCAAAGATTTTCGGTTCTTCAGTAGGGTTATGGATCATCGGAAAAAAACTCTGAAACTGAAGACGAAAAAGCGGCAAAAGCTAAGGTGATAACCGTGTCTAGTAAAGTTTTTTATCCACAAGTAGGTATTATGAGTTTTGAACCCTAAATTCAGACTCCGGAATTCTAACTCCTGATTCATCACTCCTTCGGATCGACTACGTGATATTCTGATTTTTGCAACCGACTTCCTAACATTTACTAACGAATGAGGTTAGCGGTTTAATAATTTATACTCTGTGTTGAGAAGTAACACATTTTCCATGCCCTCATCCCCAAAATTTGAAGATAATGATTCCTTTGAACCTGTATCTGTCACTCTGAGAGATGCAGCAACAGGGCGATCGCTCTCATGTTACATTGAGCATTCCTTAGAAGTAGAGGGTACTTTATACCTGCTACTGCTACCTGTAGATTCGCCCATAGAAATTGTTGCCTGGAACGAAGATGGCGAACAAGAAGCCACCCTCGTCGAGGACGAACCAGAACTAGATCGCATCTTTGCTGATGCTCAAGCAGTTCTAGCAGAGCAAAATCTCACCCTCAAGCGCACTGCCCATACTCTTACTGTTGCTGGTGAAATTCCAGAAGTAGTAGAAGAAGACATTCTAACTATAGAGATGGAAGAGGAAGGTAGTGAAATCGAGCCTGAAGAATTTCAGCTTTTAGCTAACTTCTACCATGAAGAGCAAGAGTACGGTGTTTATACACCTCTTGATCCGTTGCTGTTCTTTGCACGCGAAAATCAAGATGGTAATCCAGAGTTACTTTCCCCAGAAGAATTTAAAAAAGTCCAACCACTACTAGAAGAAATGCTCTTTGATGAGTTGGAATAGAGACTGCCTCAAATTTTTTCTGCCTAGCAATTAGTAGCGGTTGTTTCTTTACCATATATGAATGCTGTAAAGCCCACATTTAAGTGGTTGTACCTGCTAGCTATACCACCAATACTGTTGGGTATAGTTGCTTTTTTTGGCTGGTCTTGGTGGAGCCAGGAAACTGCCCCGCCTCTAGTAGATGCACAATCAAACTCTACGCCTGGGAAGACGGTACAAATCCAAATCCCACAAGGAACGGCAAGCCAACAAATTGGTCGCCAGCTAGAGAATGCTGGTTTAATTCGCTCTACCCAAGCTTGGAAGCTGTGGACATCCTGGTTGTCGTTTAACAATAAGCAGGGTGGCTTTAAGTCTGGTGTTTATCGACTTTCACCTACCCAGTCTTTACCAGAAATTGCCGATCAAATCTGGAACGGTAAGGTGGTACAGCTAGACTACACCATCCCCGAAGGCTGGTCTTTACAGCAGATGGCTAATTACTTTGAATCTATTGGTTTTTTTAAAGCCGAAGATTTTCTGGCTGCAACCCGTGATATTCCTAAAGAGCAGTTTTCCTGGTTACCAGATAATTTGCCCCACTTAGAAGGGTTTTTATATCCAGATACTTACAAAATAGCTAGTGATAGCATTACCCCCAAACTAATTGTCCGTCAGATGCTCAAAGAGTTTGAGCGGGTAGCACTGCCAGTCTATCAACAAGCTCAAAGTAGTACCAATTTTAGTCTCCTAGAATGGGTAACTCTAGGTAGTATTGTAGAAAAAGAAGCAGTAATTGCAGAAGAGCGTCCTCGGATTGCTGGTGTGTTTACTGCCCGTCTAAAACAGGGAATCACGTTAGGATCTGATCCAACTGTTGAGTATGGGTTAGGAATTAAGCAAACTAAGGATCAGCCGTTGACTTACGCGCAGGTGAAAATTCCTTCTCCATACAACACATATATAAACCCAGGATTACCACCAGGCCCGATCGCTAGTCCTGGTTTGAGCAGTTTAAAAGCAGTTTTGAATCCCGAAAATACAGATTATCTCTATTTTGTGGCTCGTTATGATGGTACGCACATTTTTAGCCGTACTCTACGAGAACATAATGCGGCGATCGCGGCAGTTCGACAACAGCAATCTCGTTAAGTACCATCAGTGCAAATAAACACCCAGATCAAGTGGGTATGGTAATAAGTCATTGTTAATTGATAATTATTAATTGATAATTGATAATTGATAATTGTTAATTGATAGCTTATGCCTTGGGCAGAATTTTTACAGCCAAACTTGATTGTAGAAGGTTCGGTGCTAAATTTGACACCGGAAATTTTACAGCAATATCACCTTAGAGGTTTGGTATTAGATGTGGATGACACTTTAGTACCAGTAAAATCTACCCAAGCTTCTGAAACATTACTACTTTGGGTAGAACAAATTCGACAGGTGGCAACATTATGGCTGGTAAGTAACAACCTCAGCGAAACTAGAATTAGTAACATTGCCAAAGCCCTAAATGTGCCTTACTTACTTGGCGCTGGTAAACCATCCCGACGCAAGTTGCGACAGGCAGTTACAGAAATGAATTTGCCAGTGGAACAAGTGGCGATGGTAGGCGATCGCTTATTTACAGATGTCCTTGCTGGTAACAGATTAGGGATGTTTACTATTCTGGTTGAGCCAATGGTTGATCCGGCAGCGGCGGCACGTAAATATCCTATACGCAATTTTGAAGTCTGGTTTTCTCAAACCTTGGGTGTTTCACTTACTGCCAAGCAACAAAAGTTAACTAATTGTGAATAATCGTGACTTAGCGAAAATATAAAGAAATAATTACGAATTTTAGGTTTCTCTAAAATCACTGGCATTATAGTTATAGTTCAAATGGGGTCAGCAAATATAAAGACCCTAACTATATAAAATCTATAACTACGCAAGAGCGCCAGTGCTGATATTAAACAGGACTGGCGCTCTTGTTTTGAGGGGAGAGGACAGAGGGGTGATATCATATCCGCTTAACTACACAGATAGTAGAACTGATTTTTGCAATCCTACAAGCGTGAGTTTTTAATCACAATTCTCCTCCCTCCTCCCCCCTCCTCTTCCCTCACCATGTCTGAAATAATAGTTGTAAAAATTGGCACTTCTAGCCTGACCCAAGCTGACGGGAGATTAGCTGTATCCGCGATCGCTACTTTAGCTGAAACTCTTACCAATCTCAGGTCATCAGGCTATGGCGTGGTGTTAGTTTCTTCTGGCGCTGTGGGAGTTGGCTGTGCCAGATTGGGACTCAAAGAGCGTCCTCGGATGATGGCGCTAAAACAAGCAGTAGCAGCAGTCGGTCAAGGGCGCTTGATGCGGGTTTATGACGATTTCTTTACAGCACTAGAACAACCAATTGCCCAAGTTCTCCTTACGCGCAGCACTTTTGGAGAACGCACCAGCTATGTCAATGCCTACAATACCTTTCACGAATTACTGCGGTTAGGCGTAATTCCGATTGTGAACGAGAATGACACTGTAGCTGTAGAGGAATTGAAGTTTGGCGATAATGATACTCTCTCCGCCTTGGTTGCTAACTTAATCGAGGCAGACTGGCTATTTTTACTAACTGATGTAGACAGACTATATTCTGCTGATCCGCGCACTTTTCCTGATGCTCAACCAATCATAATGGTGAACAATCTGGAGGAATTAGAAGAATTACAGGTGCAAACAGGCGATCGCGGTTCTAAATGGGGTACTGGTGGTATGGTCACTAAAATTACAGCCGCTAGAATTGCCACCCGTGCAGGTATTCGGACTGTAATTACTCAAGGACAACATCCTCAGAATATTCAGAAAATATTGCAAGGAGAATCTATCGGCACGCAGTTTGCACCCCAAACCCGTACCAACAACGCCCGCAAACGCTGGATAGCTCACGGACTGATTAGCAATGGTAAATTGTATTTAGATGTCGGAGCGATTTATGCGATCGCTCAGGCTGGCAAATCTTTGTTAGCTGCTGGCATTACTAACGTCTATGGCGAATTTCAAGCCTCAGATGCCGTGCAATTATGTGATGCCCAAGGAAGTGAAATTGCTAGGGGAATTGTCAACTACAGCAGCAGTGAACTACAGCAAATTAAGGGGCATCGCTCAGAAGAAATCCCCGCGATTCTGGGTTATGTCGGTGTGGAAACAGTTGTCCACAGAGATAACCTTGTGATTACTAATTAGCTTAAAGACTTAAATAAATGTGGGTAACACTGGAGCAAATTCACAATTAGTTGAATCACTTGTAAAGTGTGATTTC
This genomic interval from Oculatellaceae cyanobacterium contains the following:
- a CDS encoding alpha-amylase family glycosyl hydrolase, coding for MASSIEFNLFAPNNKAAMLIGSFSDGKEIFMRKCDDGYFRTNIELEDGVYQYKFLVQSKSPSFEPDQWVEVVDPYATDVDDRNNVAIAHIKDGKRIVDTYIWQHDDQPLPGNHELVIYEMHVADFSGDDPQVRAKFNHVTEKLDYLSELGVNAIELMPVNEYPGDYSWGYKVRHFFATETSYGSTEDLKRLIDECHARGIRVILDGIYNHCDEGCPLLQIDRDYWFYHDKHYPDDPANYWGPEFNYDNYDQNLNIRPAWKYIGEVVRFWIEEFHIDGIRFDAVRQLNNYDFFNWITQEAKQAAGNKPFYNIAEHIPDTADIVAPKGPLDGCWHESFRIFIIENITGDTFDLGRIKEVLDAKIQGYQGATSVVNYLASHDRDHLMAEEGFRTLNHQAVIKQAKLGAVMLMTAMGTPMLWMGEEFGETTRETPNQQNKLHWSLLNQELNRSLFEYYKNLIALRKSNQALHTDNIEFFHENNESKVIAYTRWNDQGDRVVVVANFSDQCIAGYKIPNFPAAGTWHEWTSNIDIEVGDNLIIDLPEYEAKVFVWN
- a CDS encoding DUF3727 domain-containing protein translates to MPSSPKFEDNDSFEPVSVTLRDAATGRSLSCYIEHSLEVEGTLYLLLLPVDSPIEIVAWNEDGEQEATLVEDEPELDRIFADAQAVLAEQNLTLKRTAHTLTVAGEIPEVVEEDILTIEMEEEGSEIEPEEFQLLANFYHEEQEYGVYTPLDPLLFFARENQDGNPELLSPEEFKKVQPLLEEMLFDELE
- the mltG gene encoding endolytic transglycosylase MltG → MNAVKPTFKWLYLLAIPPILLGIVAFFGWSWWSQETAPPLVDAQSNSTPGKTVQIQIPQGTASQQIGRQLENAGLIRSTQAWKLWTSWLSFNNKQGGFKSGVYRLSPTQSLPEIADQIWNGKVVQLDYTIPEGWSLQQMANYFESIGFFKAEDFLAATRDIPKEQFSWLPDNLPHLEGFLYPDTYKIASDSITPKLIVRQMLKEFERVALPVYQQAQSSTNFSLLEWVTLGSIVEKEAVIAEERPRIAGVFTARLKQGITLGSDPTVEYGLGIKQTKDQPLTYAQVKIPSPYNTYINPGLPPGPIASPGLSSLKAVLNPENTDYLYFVARYDGTHIFSRTLREHNAAIAAVRQQQSR
- a CDS encoding YqeG family HAD IIIA-type phosphatase: MPWAEFLQPNLIVEGSVLNLTPEILQQYHLRGLVLDVDDTLVPVKSTQASETLLLWVEQIRQVATLWLVSNNLSETRISNIAKALNVPYLLGAGKPSRRKLRQAVTEMNLPVEQVAMVGDRLFTDVLAGNRLGMFTILVEPMVDPAAAARKYPIRNFEVWFSQTLGVSLTAKQQKLTNCE
- the proB gene encoding glutamate 5-kinase encodes the protein MSEIIVVKIGTSSLTQADGRLAVSAIATLAETLTNLRSSGYGVVLVSSGAVGVGCARLGLKERPRMMALKQAVAAVGQGRLMRVYDDFFTALEQPIAQVLLTRSTFGERTSYVNAYNTFHELLRLGVIPIVNENDTVAVEELKFGDNDTLSALVANLIEADWLFLLTDVDRLYSADPRTFPDAQPIIMVNNLEELEELQVQTGDRGSKWGTGGMVTKITAARIATRAGIRTVITQGQHPQNIQKILQGESIGTQFAPQTRTNNARKRWIAHGLISNGKLYLDVGAIYAIAQAGKSLLAAGITNVYGEFQASDAVQLCDAQGSEIARGIVNYSSSELQQIKGHRSEEIPAILGYVGVETVVHRDNLVITN